In the Arachis ipaensis cultivar K30076 chromosome B04, Araip1.1, whole genome shotgun sequence genome, atgatactatgcctgtcatggatcaaattcatgaattacaaATCCTTGTAAGTAGACTTCGTGATCTACAATTGGTGATCCCTGAATCATTACAAGTTGGagcaattatttcaaaattgcCTTTATCTTGGAATGGTTATAGGAAGAAACTTTTACATCTTGGTGAGGACTTCACAATTGAGAAATTACTAAGGCATATACGTATAGAGGAGGAAACTCGAAAACGTGATGCTGTGTATCTTTCTCAAAGTTCTAAAGTGAATCATATTGGTGAAAACAACaccaataagaagaaaagaaagttctCTAAAGATTCAAAGCAAGATAAGAAGAGACAAAGAGAGTGTTATCATTGTCACAAGAAAGGACACTATATCAAAGAATGTAGACTTCTGAAAAGGGAAGCACCAAAGACCAACTTAGTGGAAGAGAAGGATCTAATTGCTATGGTTGTAGAAAAAGTACAAAACATGCATATCGGCATGGTTACAGAAGTCAACATAGCAACACAAGGAAAATCACTTGAGTGGTGGTTAGATTCTGGGGCTACTGTTCACGTTTGCAATGATcgcaaccaattcaaaacatatgaaGAAGTGAACAATAGAGAAGTCTTGATGGGCAATGACAACTCAACCAAAGTTTGTGGTCAAGGAAGTGTTGAATTAAATTTTACATctggaaagaaattaagtttaataaatgTACTTCATGTTCCAGATTTGAGAAAAAATTTAGTTTCTGTTAGTCTCTTGTGTAAGAAAGGATTCAAAGTTGTAATGGAATCCGATAAAGTGATCTTGCTTAAGAAAAGTTGTATTCATAGGAAAAGGATATTGTACTGAAGGCATGTTTAAACTTAGTATTAATAAAGTGAATGTTTCCTTGTATGTTGTTGATTCTTGTGATTTATGGCATAGTAGATTAACACACTTAAATTACAAATCAATTGAATATATGCAAAAGAATAACTATATTGATCTTAGTAATTAGTAACAAAATAAGAAATGTGATATTTGCATACAATCTAAAATTACTAAGAAACCTTTTCCTAAGGTTGAAAGAAATAtacatttattatttattagtcaTAGTGATATTTGTGANNNNNNNNNNNNNNNNNNNNNNNNNNNNNNNNNNNNNNNNNNNNNNNNNNNNNNNNNNNNNNNNNNNNNNNNNNNNNNNNNNNNNNNNNNNNNNNNNNNNNNNNNNNNNNNNNNNNNNNNNNNNNNNNNNNNNNNNNNNNNNNNNNNNNNNNNNNNNNNNNNNNNNNNNNNNNNNNNNNNNNNNNNNNNNNNNNNNNNNNNNNNNNNNNNNNNNNNNNNNNNNNNNNNNNNNNNNNNNNNNNNNNNNNNNNNNNNNNNNNNNNNNNNNNNNNNNNNNNNNNNNNNNNNNNNNNNNNNNNNNNNNNNNNNNNNNNNNNNNNNNNNNNNNNNNNNNNNNNNNNNNNNNNNNNNNNNNNNNNNNNNNNNNNNNNNNNNNNNNNNNNNNNNNNNNNNNNNNNNNNNNNNNNNNNNNNNNNNNNNNNNNNNNNNNNNNNNNNNNNNNNNNNNNNNNNNNNNNNNNNNNNNNNNNNNNNNNNNNNNNNNNNNNNNNNNNNNNNNNNNNNNNNNNNNNNNNNNNNNNNNNNNNNNNNNNNNNNNNNNNNNNNNNNNNNNNNNNNNNNNNNNNNNNNNNNNNNNNNNNNNNNNNNNNNNNNNNNNNNNNNNNNNNNNNNNNNNNNNNNNNNNNNNNNNNNNNNNNNNNNNNNNNNNNNNNNNNNNNNNNNNNNNNNNNNNNNNNNNNNNNNNNNNNNNNNNNNNNNNNNNNNNNNNNNNNNNNNNNNNNNNNNNNNNNNNNNNNNNNNNNNNNNNNNNNNNNNNNNNNNNNNNNNNNNNNNNNNNNNNNNNNNNNNNNNNNNNNNNNNNNNNNNNNNNNNNNNNNNNNNNNNNNNNNNNNNNNNNNNNNNNNNNNNNNNNNNNNNNNNNNNNNNNNNNNNNNNNNNNNNNNNNNNNNNNNNNNNNNNNNNNNNNNNNNNNNNNNNNNNNNNNNNNNNNNNNNNNNNNNNNNNNNNNNNNNNNNNNNNNNNNNNNNNNNNNNNNNNNNNNNNNNNNNNNNNNNNNNNNNNNNNNNNNNNNNNNNNNNNNNNNNNNNNNNNNNNNNNNNNNNNNNNNNNNNNNNNNNNNNNNNNNNNNNNNNNNNNNNNNNNNNNNNNNNNNNNNNNNNNNNNNNNNNNNNNNNNNNNNNNNNNNNNNNNNNNNNNNNNNNNNNNNNNNNNNNNNNNNNNNNNNNNNNNNNNNNNNNNNNNNNNNNNNNNNNNNNNNNNNNNNNNNNNNNNNNNNNNNNNNNNNNNNNNNNNNNNNNNNNNNNNNNNNNNNNNNNNNNNNNNNNNNNNNNNNNNNNNNNNNNNNNNNNNNNNNNNNNNNNNNNNNNNNNNNNNNNNNNNNNNNNNNNNNNNNNNNNNNNNNNNNNNNNNNNNNNNNNNNNNNNNNNNNNNNNNNNNNNNNNNNNNNNNNNNNNNNNNNNNNNNNNNNNNNNNNNNNNNNNNNNNNNNNNNNNNNNNNNNNNNNNNNNNNNNNNNNNNNNNNNNNNNNNNNNNNNNNNNNNNNNNNNNNNNNNNNNNNNNNNNNNNNNNNNNNNNNNNNNNNNNNNNNNNNNNNNNNNNNNNNNNNNNNNNNNNNNNNNNNNNNNNNNNNNNNNNNNNNNNNNNNNNNNNNNNNNNNNNNNNNNNNNNNNNNNNNNNNNNNNNNNNTTTATTGATGATTGTTCTAGATTTACTTATGTGTATTTGCTTAGAAATAAAGATGAAGCTTTTGAAATGTTTAAGAAATATAAAATGGAAGTAGAAAATATgcataataagaaaataaagtaCTTTGTAGTGATTGAGGTGGAGAATATTTTTCTAATGAATTTGATCACTTTTGTGAATTACATGGTATTGTGCATGAATCTTCCGCTCCATATACTCCGCAACAAAATGGTTTGGCGAAAAGAAAAAACCGTACCTTAGTGGATATGGTTAATTCAATGTTACTAAATGCAAAATTGCCTTACAATTTGTGGGGTGAAGCATTATTGACATCATGTCATATCCATAATAGGATACCATCAAGACATAGAAATGTTTCTccttatgaaatttggaaaggaaggaaatctaatttaaattatcttaaaGTGTGGGGGTGTTTAGCCTTTTATCGAGTTCCTGATCAAAAGAGAACCAAATTGGGGCCAAGAGTCATAAAAGGCACTTTTATAGGATATACTCAAAATTCTAAAGCATATAGAATAGTAGACTTAGTGTCTAATGTAGTTGTTGAATCAAGAGAAgtagaatttattgaaaataaatttatcaatgattcaactTCTAATTCAGAGTATCCCAAAATGATACTAATATTTCAtaagaaataaataatcaaaataataaacgtCTAAGCGACAAAGAGTTTATTAAACCAAGGAAGAGCTtgagagtaagaaaagaaaaggacttgggtccagattttatttcttctcaggcTATCACCTTTTTAGTAGAAGGAACTAGGAATTCTGTAACAAACAAGATTCCTATTGTTATGAACATAGAGGGTGATCCTCAAACATTCAAAGAGGCTATGACTTCAAGGGATTCTGCTTTTTTGAAAGAAGCAATAAATGATGAAATGGACTCAATATTATCTAACAATACTTTGGTCTTGGTTGATTTGCCTCCAGGATCAAAGCCTATAGGATGTAAGTGGGTATTTAGAAAAAAGTATAATACTGATGGTTCATTACAAACCTTTAAAGCAAGGTTAGTGGCCAAGGAGTTTAGACAACAAGAAGGTCTAGACTATTTTGATACCTACGCACCTGTGGCAAGAATGACTTCTATTAGGGCTCTTATAGCATTAGCATCCATACATAAGCTTCATatacatcaaatggatgttaaaacgGCTTTTCTAAATGGAGATCTTGATGAAaaaatttatatggagcaaccGGAAGGTCATGTGCTACCCggaaatgaaaagaaagtttgcaaattaattaaatctttgtatgggctaaaacaagagcctaaacaatggcatgagaagtttgattcagtggtgttatcaaatggcttctcacataatagtgcggataaatgtatttactcaaaatttactaaAGATTATGAAGTAATTATTTGTTTATATGTTGATAATATGTTAATCATCGgaacaaatttagaaggaattcgtATAACGAAGGAGTATCTAACTTCTAAATTCAAGATGAAGGATTTGAATGAAGTTGATATAATATTAGGCATAAAGGTGCATAAGAATGAAGTTGGCTTTACTTtaagtcaatctcattatatTAAAAAGGTATTGGAAAAGTTTGATCATCTCACAATTAAAGAATCCAATatgccatatgatcctaatcttaAATTAGAAGGAAACATGAGAAGACCTATAGCACAATTAGAATATGTTAGTGCTATAGGAAGTTTAATGTATGCAATGCATTGTACTAGACCTGATATAGCATTTGCTGTGTGCAAATTATCAAGGTTTACAGGAAAGCCTAGCAATCAACATTGGAAAGCTATAACAAGTGTTCTTGGTTATCTCAAGAAAATCATAAACTTGGGATTATATTATAGTGATTATCCCGCAGTTTTAGAAGGTTATTCCGATGCAAGTTGGATTACAAATCTTAGTGATAACAAATCCACTTCAGGATGGATTTTCACCATAGGTGGTGGAGCAATAAGTTGGGCCTCAAAGAAACAAACATGTATTACACATTCTACTATGGAGGCTGAGTTTGTAGCTTTATCAGTCGCAGGTAATGAAGCGGAATGGTTAAGAAATTTGTTATATGATATAAAGCTGTGGCCACAGCAGACGACAGCCATTTCAATCTTCTGTGATAGTGAATCAACCATGTCTCGAGCATATAATAAGGTTTATAATGGAAAGTCTAGACATATAAGTTTGAGACATGAATTTGTGAGGCAACTAATAGATGATGGTGTAATTACCATCACTTATGTAAGATCTCAAGGAAATTTAGCAGACCCTTTGACTAAAGGTTTGTCAagggataaaatcaaagaaaCTACTGCTAAAATGGGATTAAAACCTATTATTGCTAAATGATGGGAACCCAACCTTATTCTAGTAGACCACTAGTTTCAAGGTTTAATGGGTAACAACAAGTTATTTAGCAATTGGAGCACTAAGGTATAGGATTTAGTGCTATTTACAATAAATTAGGAGGGTAAGTTAAAACTCTTAAtggaatgataatattatttatcAAAAGATTCCACCTATATGAATATAGGAGTGGTGCCGCTCTAATCGAGAATTTTAGAAGTTTTATTCTCGTAAATATTCATGAAACCAGGATGAGCACAAGGCCATATAAGTACTTAAAATTATAAACTCTTGAACTTGGAGGGTGTAAGTAATGTGTGTGATTTTTGATATTAGCATATGGAGTCACCTATAACTTCGTTAGaactttaaaatttacactaaTAGAATGTTTAATCTTAGTGATACATTTTTTATGCATATACttgtataatatttaaattttgtaaatagtgggggattgaagagtatttacaaattaatatattaatattaaatataaacgGTTAAATAATTACCGTTTATGGTTTAACTCCTTCTCTAATGGTTGTGTACctacatatatatattttatgaatGCTTGTTAGTGTATGTTAAGTGTTAACGGTACTTTGTACCTATTCAAGAAATAATCAAAAAGTCATATCTTTTCATTATGTAACTATTCAATAACCAAAGGTTACATATGTTCAAAAGCTACGTGACTCTTGATTTACATGACTTTTGATTCTAATACATACAGCATATATATATACTCTTGATTTACATGACTTTTGATTCTAATACATAcagtatatatatatgaattaccCACTATTTAATAGTGTGTAACAAAAGGGAAAATAACAAGTACTAAGTGTATATGTAATTTTAATTATTGAGAgttttctttgttcaagagaattaagaattttttattattgctAACTAAGAAATTCATTGGTTTCATTGTATCTTGagagagtattgtcatcaaccctatagcaactaagtgtggggacaaatatctctctaaagaaagcgatctaatcgtgccttgaaaccataacacaaatataagattttgtcatctttTCATACCATAACCACAACATTAAAGACTgaaatgaatttttttattgAGAACTcctagtttttaaaaaaattatcaagaGCAAAGATGCTTAAATAAGTATtagaaattcaaatattattttgtgCATATTACAACACTAATaataaactcttaaataaaatttaacatcGTAACAGATTAATCTTTATTCTGTTGGATTAAGAGATACCgttaggggtggcaatatgtactCTACTCGCGAGTATCCAATCCGACCCTACCTGATtgggtagggttgccaacccgatccgcatcgggtagggtagggtgcgggtagggttctcgtgcgggtcgggtagggtgtgggttgagcctcaaccctacccgaccaacctgcactctatatatgtttatgttatatacttatataaaaatatgttttaagtggatgttgaattaaagacctctcactaaatgcaaaagattcTTAACCACTAAaaaaaatcagttctattttaaattatcatcaagttatataataatgttgtatattttttgtaacccgtgagtagggtcgggtacccgcgggttaagagcgggtagggttagggttgggatattctcaaccgcgggtagggtagggttgagtttatataaaaatctcaacccgcggatagggttagggttggatccAAATCCTACcataccctacccattgccacccctagatACCGTAAAAATcccgaaattttttttaattattagagaaaaggacaaatcgaTCTCTAACTTTTTTGTCCGCGGACATTTAAGTTCCTgaagatttaaaaatacatttaagtcatTGACCTCTTCAAAATCTGGACATATCGATCCCTGAGTCTAATTTGTCCAATTTTAAAAACTCTCTCACGTATGCATCCGTATCAACCAGGTCAGTACAACAGAAGTCACGTTTGATTTTTTCGATAAGTCCGAGAGACCCAAGTGAACATGAAGGATCAATATGTCCAAGTTTTAAAAAggttaaaaatttaaatgtattttcaaatcttCGAAGACTTAAATGTCTCCAGATCAAAAGattaaggacctatttgtccttttctctaattaTTATGTTAACACTTAACACACAACCATGGCATCTTTAGTTCATAAGAAATTGAACATGATTTGCAGAGTCACAACCTTGAAAGAGAGAGGTGAGGTTAACGAGTCCCTGGGTTTTGGTATATCCTTTGATTTCTTGATTGTGCTTCCCACTTTCGATAACAACATCATCTTCCACACTCCGCCACCATAACACTACACAGATTCATTCCTCTTCCTTCACCATCACCGACCAATTCCCCATCATCATTACATACACACTCACGCTTTTTCAACTTTCAAAACCACCAACCATATGATTCACAtgcttattatttttaatttttagtttatttctatTATTATGGTTTCCACCTCATAATTccaactcttcctcttctttttcttcttctattgttACAAATTCGATCAAAGTCTCTTTCTTTGACTCATTCATTTTGTTCTCGTTAAGCAATGGTTTCTTTGTCAACGAACCCCTTCTTTTCTCTAACCACCCAAAACGCTGCgtctcgttcttcttcttctttgtattCGAGATTCGCGGCTTCAACCAAGTTCAATTCTTTCCACGCAAATAATAAAGATCATAGAAAGGTTGTTTGTGCTTGCGTCGCTCCTCCAACGAACTTCAAGAGCGAAGACTCTTCCGCGCTCAGATTCAATGTAATTATTATTCATCATTCTTCTTATCATTGcgattttccaattttttttctttcaaattttcctttgtgtttgagttgtgtgttAGATTCTGGGAATTGTGGTTGATAAGTAGCTATAAAGTTTTGATCTTTGTAAAGTATTTCACGTGGGAGTTGTTGACGTCAacgtggtggttgttgttgttggtgtCTAGGGTTCATCGAAATCGGAGCAATTGAGCACACTTCGGGAACAAGATGGTGACTCTGATGTTCTTATTGAGTGTAGAGACGTCTACAAGTCATTTGGGGAAAAGAAAATCCTCAATGGTGTTAGCTTCAAGGTGATTCATTGTTTATACTTGCGTATATATGATCCTTTTGCATATTTTTTGTTTCGTTTTGATCTCTTACTTTGTTGTTATGCTTGTTTTTGTGATGTTTTTtatgaaatgaaatgaaataatGAATGACTTATAGTATTTCAAGGCATATTTTTTATGACAGCTATTGCAAGCTTTGGAAAGTGGGATTAGTTGGTTACACGGATTAGAGTATCTTCTTGGTTATCTGTGAAAGCAAAGTTTCTTTTATAACTTAATTTGGATCAATGCCTTTCTTATGAAAATTAGCTATTCCTCCACATCTCTCAAGGAAAGTTAGCTATTCTAGAATTGGAGGATTCAATTGATTTGGAGCtcactaattttattttatgttttttcccCTTTACATTACAAATAGATTAGACATGGGGAAGCAGTTGGAATAATTGGTCCTTCTGGGACTGGAAAATCCACAGTTTTAAAGATTATTGCAGGATTACTTATTCCAGATAAGGTAAGTAGTTGATTGTGATGTTGATCTTGATGTCAATTCGAAATACCTGAGTTCTACTTGTTGAATCTTATTGTTGTTAAACGAACAGGGTGAAGTTTATATTCGAGGTAGAAAGAGAGTTGGTCTGGTAAGCGATGATGAGCTACATGGTCTTCGCATTGGATTAGTAAGTTTTCGAGTGATCAGCAACCTGCTCATTTTAAGTTCTATTAATTTCCCTTTGTAATGGAATTTATTTATTGGTTTACAGGTGTTCCAAAGTGCAGCACTTTTTGATTCTTTGACTGTCCGTGAAAATGTTGGTTTTCTCTTGTAAGATGCAACCTTCATTGCCTTTGAAATATTGATTCCATTTTAATCTTGTCTAAATGATGGATTTGTCTTGTTTGTTTCTGATGTGTTTGTTTTTCAGGTATGAACACTCAAGCATGCCTGAGGACCAGATATCAGAGGTTGTCAAGGAAACCTTGGCTGCTGTTGGATTGAAGGTATTCATCATAAACATGGTTACTGTTAATTTTAGGCATTACCGATGCAGTTAAGATTAGCAAAGTATACCTTTTCTTTTTGGTCTTAAGAAAGTTTTTTCCATATACATGCGGCTAGAATGCATGATCACTTTCTCTTTTCTTACTTTTTTAGGGAGTTGAGAATCGGTTGCCTTCTGAGTTATCAGGTGGAATGAAAAAACGAGTTGCTTTAGCTCGATCTATTATTTATGACAATTCAAAGGATTCAATTGAGCCTGAGGTACAATATAGCTTTTAGAATACAACTTCCCTTTTCTCTCTTAAGTCCCCCATCTTTACCCAGATTTGCAAATATTTGCTGGTATTTCCAAGTTCTTAATTAATATTTGAAATGTCTACTACTAGGTATGATTGACCAATTTTCTTTAGATATGGGTTCACCTATAAATTCAAGAACCATAAAAAGACATctgttgcattttggatttacTAAAATTGTCTTTGATATCAGCATGTATGAAACCATATGTAATCCAGTAGGTCAGTGACTCTGGCTTCAATTTGGAGTGAAAAAGTTATTTCCTTGTAATGTTCTCTTGATTGGACCTCCAATGGAATTTGGAATAGTGGGGCTATGTGATGACTTCATTGTCAATCCATCttttggtttttctttctttcttgatttttttaTTCTTGGATTGGTTGTAAACCATATGATGAATTTGGATAGTAAATTCTCACGATGGTCATCTGAGgttttctctgatgcaacaatcCAATAATTCTGATGGTTTGATTGCAATCTTGTAAAAAAGTTATCTCTGTTCCACTCTAGGGTAGACAATGTGAAATCTATAGCAAAGATAAGCTGGGTTCCTGTTGCATTTTTTTGTCTGTACAAACACATTGTAGCCGTTTCTCTGTTAATGGCTTTACCTAGGATTTCTGGTATTGACTCACTCAAAGCGATAGAGATATTGTTTTGAGGAGTTTCTGTTCTATACTGatcctcttctcatcttctagttacTTTACGTTGCTAAAACTAGATGAATTTTCAGCTATGTAGTGTGACAATAAACTTTTTTGACTCCGGTTATACTTATTGAGTTCTTATCTGATCCAGAATTACCTGTTATGTATTTTCTATCAAAGAGAGAATGTGATTTTAAGCTAACGCATCACTTTCTTCTACACCACTTAATTTTTCCTCCAAACCTTATTTTCTTCTGTTTATAAATGGTGTTGTGCTTCTGTAAAGGTTCTCTTATATGATGAACCAACTGCTGGACTAGATCCCATTGCATCAACTGTTGTTGAGGATCTAATTCGTTCAGTGCACATAAAAGGACAAGATGCACGTGGGAAACCCGGGAACATTGCATCATATGTGGTCGTCACTCACCAACATAGTACCATTAAAAGAGCCATTGACAGGTAAGCATTTTTTTCATAATGTTGCATGTCTAGTCTTCTTCTTCCCATTCCCTCAAGTCACGTAATTTTGCTGGGATTGACAAACACGTATCTGAGAAGCTACTGCATAATTTAGGTTGGTGTTTCTACACAAGGGAAAGATTGTTTGGGAAGGAATGACTCATGAATTTACAACATCAACAAATCCAATTGTTCAACAGGTAAGTGAACACAAATTGAGTTGTTTAAGAATTCGGAGTCTAGGGGCTATAAATATGTAAATGTAACAAGGGTAGGGAATTGTACCATAGTTTATTATGTCAAAGTACTTTTCTTTCATGAAATTTTCTTGATCAGATTCGTATCATTGTACAATCACTTTTCTGGAGATCCTTCTTTACTTTTGTGATTATCTATCGAAGTCCTGATTTTTGTGGGTCTTAAGTTTATATGCTATATGTTTCCACATTAATAAAAAGCATGGGCACAATCTGAAATggaaatcaaaaaaatattttctgatcATTCAAACAAACTAATTTGCAATAGTTCATTCAGT is a window encoding:
- the LOC107635121 gene encoding protein TRIGALACTOSYLDIACYLGLYCEROL 3, chloroplastic isoform X2, producing MVSLSTNPFFSLTTQNAASRSSSSLYSRFAASTKFNSFHANNKDHRKVVCACVAPPTNFKSEDSSALRFNGSSKSEQLSTLREQDGDSDVLIECRDVYKSFGEKKILNGVSFKIRHGEAVGIIGPSGTGKSTVLKIIAGLLIPDKGEVYIRGRKRVGLVSDDELHGLRIGLVFQSAALFDSLTVRENVGFLLYEHSSMPEDQISEVVKETLAAVGLKVLLYDEPTAGLDPIASTVVEDLIRSVHIKGQDARGKPGNIASYVVVTHQHSTIKRAIDRLVFLHKGKIVWEGMTHEFTTSTNPIVQQFASGSLEGPIKY
- the LOC107635121 gene encoding protein TRIGALACTOSYLDIACYLGLYCEROL 3, chloroplastic isoform X1 → MVSLSTNPFFSLTTQNAASRSSSSLYSRFAASTKFNSFHANNKDHRKVVCACVAPPTNFKSEDSSALRFNGSSKSEQLSTLREQDGDSDVLIECRDVYKSFGEKKILNGVSFKIRHGEAVGIIGPSGTGKSTVLKIIAGLLIPDKGEVYIRGRKRVGLVSDDELHGLRIGLVFQSAALFDSLTVRENVGFLLYEHSSMPEDQISEVVKETLAAVGLKGVENRLPSELSGGMKKRVALARSIIYDNSKDSIEPEVLLYDEPTAGLDPIASTVVEDLIRSVHIKGQDARGKPGNIASYVVVTHQHSTIKRAIDRLVFLHKGKIVWEGMTHEFTTSTNPIVQQFASGSLEGPIKY